In Haliotis asinina isolate JCU_RB_2024 chromosome 11, JCU_Hal_asi_v2, whole genome shotgun sequence, the genomic stretch CCCTGTTGCCACAAAAGACCATTTATGTAACACCATATATCAACCTGTATTAATTCTATCTCTTTCTTCACTTCTCTAAACGGGGCCGtgggatagccaagtggttcaAGCATTCGTCACGATGAAGACACGGCTTCGGTCACTGACATGCGTATGGATACAATCATTCGTgtccaactcgtgttattccgggacaaataacgagttgtgtgtgtgtgtgtgtgtgtgtgtgtgtgtgtgtgtgtgtgtgtgtgtgtgtgtgtgtgtgtgtgtgtgtatgtatgtgtgtgtgtgcccgtGTGCGTCTGTGTGcatctgtgtgcgtgcgtgttagTTGTTGAACGTCACAGTCAACTATATTCTAGCTACATACCTGCGTCTGAACCAGACAtcctggtgatcaacagcatgagcatgtcgatctacgcaacttggatacgatgacatgtgtgaaccaagtcagcaaagcCTGGTTGCTCAgtcagtcgcttcttacaagtACGGGTAACTGAAGGTTTTTGTAAAaaaggatcttcatgggtacgTGTCTTGTGCGAAGCGTTCTCAAACATGGACCTGGAGAGAAGCTGGCGTTTAACCAGGTTTATTATTTCCCCTCAATTCTAGAACTATGCATATTTGGTAAATGTATATGTTGTCGTTATTCTGACAATTAGTTCTGTAAGGACACGTTCAACATTTGCTTTCGACAaagaacatcaaacatgttttcgtGACgagtttacgtttagggtgaaacaaatatgacaaacgCAGCTTTCCATGATGGGTTACGTGCGCTTCAGTGACTTTGCTTCCCTTCCGACTCCATGACTCAATGTTACACTAAACAGATACATGTTAAGGACCGCCCCAATTTTTAATATTTAAGTATCTAATGAAAGTGTATATAATTTAAACCTTAGTCGCCTCTGTTTACTGCAAATATTGCGCGAATAACTATTAAAATATTATGTTTATGTACAGAGCACAACTTTGACGGGGGGAATTTGAATTTAGAAATATAATAATTCACTCCTATCCATTCTAAGTGTGTAACTGAAAAACCCTTGGGCCAGTCCGGTAAGCTGTTTTTTTTATCAGAATGATATGATGTATGAAAAAGTGTTTGCCTCTAAACTACCACGACCAGACTCTTTAGCATATtatctttaaaacaaaaattaaataaaacaaaCTTGCTTCGACTGGTTCCAAATAGTCGTGGTATCAAATCGCCCTCTTCACCTACATTTATGAATACAAATTTTAAAACGTACCTTTATCTAGATCACATCAATCATAAACCATAATACGTCTCTATCCCAGAATAGGCTGATCTAGACTTGATATACTTACATGTGTGTCCAGTTGTGACAACACAATGCCATTGAGAAAgcggtcaaatgtaacatatgtcatatttgggatgacactttcttagtaaagtacaaattctagtacttggttgagtcccatccgcgATTCGAACTGTATGGAATTGCCATTTAGAAGTTATCCTGTCATCGAACCATGGGCTGATTTGCTTTTCCAGTCTTGGATGGAGCGGTTTTGGCCTATTCTAGAAACGTCGCTGTATGGAGCTTGCACTGAAGTCACGTGATTATCACCGCATCAAAATAAACACTCGTGTTATGCAAGTTGTGATTCGGTGTTATCTATGTAAATTGACAACGTCACGCGGTACTTGACATGTTACATTATTTTGGAGACATGGGGAACAGTTTGGCCAAAGCTGCTGCTCTAGATTTTGGTGCACAGTGGGCATGTTGGGCCGTGGCCGCCGCATTGCGCACTGAAAAGTTCTATGACCTGGCAGGTTGGTTCTGGACAGCTAACCTCGATCGTCATGCTCATAATTAAGTCACAAACCGACAAACTGTTTAGGTGACGGCAGTACAAATGATTTGTGTGTCAAGTggatttataaatatatatttacttagGAAATGCACATAACAGAGAGTTTACTCTTTTCGCTTAGACGTCTAAAACATTCGTAAATTAGCGTCATATAAAGCGAGTTATATTATGCACTGTCCGCTGGCAATACGAGATTCTGATACTGTTGGAGGAAGAAATCCTGTCAGATATGTACGCTGACCTTTCCAACTTCATACATTCAATCAGATCTCATGTTGAAATACTTAGAAATCGTCACACAAATGAATGACAAACATAACACCgttaatatgatgaacattaaCTATCTACAATAATCCACGATTTTCTCTAGAATTTTTAGTATCACTTTGagataaacattaacattatatggtctctggtgtaaTTTATTATGTGCATCAtaaatgaatttttaaaaagGTATGTTTATGTACATATACTTCCTGAAATAACATTTCTTTGTCCCCTTTGAAAACCTGGGGCTAGTACAAATGCAACGTTTAGCTGTCTGCACTAGTGCATACCCTAGTAGGATACTGGTGTGTACCTTGGTGGGAGCGTGACGTTTAGTTGTCTGAATTAGTGTATAGCTTGGTAGAATACTGGCGTATACCTTGGTAGGAAACCGAAATTTAGCTGGCTTGACTAGGACAAGTACAATTATTCCACCATTGGATGTAacttatgaaatgaaatgtaacAATTTAAAAATCCTATATTTTCCTTTGTATTGCAGGGTCTGGAACATTCCTCCTGTTGGCATGGCAGAGCCTGAAATGGGGAAACACATTCCATCCCCGACAAAGGGTGGCAACTGGCATGGTTATGGCATGGGCATGTAGGTAGGTGAAGCTTATAATTTTCTGCCATAGACTACCTGATGTTACCGTGGTTACGGGTATGTGACCTGAAAATGGCTACACTATTGTAAACTATCGCttattctctgaatatatatattttgacagtaacacatGAACCCATTTAAGTTTAAAAGGAGCTACAGTCAGATTGGAAATTTAgaacctgtggaaatctagacttgcttcatttagggctttggCATTCCACAATgggctaggcagtaggaaaaataatattgttcagggattgtgagactgTCTGTCACTGTTGCAGTTAACTCAAGTCCTTGTCGGACTTTGTTATGAAATTCTATTTGAAACTGGAAAGTTCGGCTTTGTTTAAAGGTTACACTTtgaatcttgcttttcttattcATTCCACTTTTAAATGGCCTACAGGTGGTCAAAGATGTAAACTGTAGCCATGTATTGTGATTAGTTGATGACGGTTAGTTAACATGGTTAAAAAGGAGAACAGAGCTCCAATTTTTACAGTTACATTAAAAACAATGGTTCACTTTCAACCATAAAACCCCAGATTAATATaattaatgaaaaacaaaaatatttgacCTCAATAACTGGTGTATGTGgttcaatgttcatttttaGTGTAGTAATATCTGAAAAAGTTTCTGTGTATGTATTCGCAATTACTCATGGtcgagtgagttgagttttatgctgcactcagcaatattccggctatatggtggcggtctgcaaaataatcgagtctggaccagacaatccattgatcaacaacatgagcattgatctacgcagtaTGTACTATTATTGTAATGGCAAAGTCAGCTCCACATTCAAAGAGGGCTGTATCATGttgcagagttacctcccttatgcTGCGTTTGAAATCGTGGTCTTATTGTGGACTATTTGTGGTGATCCTATCAGATCTTCAGGTCATTCCTGGCAATCATGTTGATTATAGCCAAATTTTGGATGATTAAAAAAATTTCTACGATCAACGCGATTTCAGTTGTAATCAGTGCATCAGATCGTATTGAATCATAACAAAGCGCAACATATCATGCTTCCAAATCATGGAGATCGGAATCAGACGTAGACAAGACAAACACCACAGTGGTTGTGTTCACTCTGTGGAAGTTGAAGGAACAATGAAGTCCATAGTCAGGTGGGCTGTATATGTACCTGTGGGGGTCCAATCATAGCTCAAATCATGATCACCTCGATTGTGATCATGAaagacatcacaaccacaatcATATACTATCACAACAGAGCGCATCAGTTCATGATGAACATATCGGAAGGTACCTGCAGGtaccacattgtcccaaatcAGGAACCTCGATCATGAAGGTCATGTCAGATCGCGACCCAATCTCAGAGTTGATAGGGACAATCCTATCACAACGTATGTGATCCTGTTTGAACGGGAGGTCACATCATGACAAATTCGCATCCAAGCACAATGAATTGTATCAGAACGTATTAACTCGTATCACCTTGTATCCAAACCTGAAAGTCAAGAGTCACGATCAGCTATGAATGGTCAATCCCGGCATTCGTAATGAATCACATGACAGTGTGAACCTAGCATTAGTCCCTTCAGAGAAAGGTGATAATGTTTTCCTTTGTTATGGCTGTTAGCTGGACAGCACCATTGGTTTCATCATTTTGGATGCAACATTTCTTCGATGTTAATCTAACATCGTGCgatatgaaatataaaatgtCATTTCCAAGTGGTGTTTAACCAAACAATACACCGCCAAACTGACTCTCTCATTCATACTGATTTGTGTGGAGCAGTGCAACTGTCTGTCCCAGATAAATGTGAATATTGTTCTCTTTCAGACTTGGCCTGTACTTGTTCACAAGAGTTCTGAAGGAAGGGAAGGACAGAAGGTTTAACAATGTTCGTGACAAGCCTGGAGTTTTCCTAGCATACTGGACAATTCAAGGTATATCTCAACTAAGTCAGGAGTTTTGTCCAAGAATACAGAatggaaaatgtttttcacagcCTTTATTCCATGTTGTGTACAAGTTACTCTAATGCAGGTGTCTCAAAATGTGTCGAAatcacgtcgaagacctggttcgattcccacatgtatacaatgtgtgaagcccatatctggtgtcccctgctgtgatattgctggaatattgctaaaagcggctaaaactaaagtcactcactcattactcaaGGAGTCATCCATGGACCCCAGACCCACGTTATGGCGAGGGATGGCTGAATCTAATAGTTATACAGTAACTTCAGTTCATCATATCTGTAGCTAAATAGAAAGTAATTTCTCAGGTGGATGTCACCAGCCAATAAAAATGTCTCTGGGGACAAGAGTTGAGGATCAGTTTGTAATCAAAATCTTGGCTTATTGCAAGCAAGTCCTTGATTTATTCCAACAGCAAAAATTACTATTATAGCAAATCATTTATTTGTGAAAGACTTTTTTCTAAGGATGAGTTTGGAAACTACGACACTCTCAAGTGTTGTTTCAGCTTGTGAGCAACAGTGTGAGTATAGTACTGGATAGTAGACCAGATTGCTTCAGTTATAAGAAAACAAACCAGGATcaggttactgaaggtcagtttTAGGGTTGTGCAAGTTGAATGACTGAGAATGGTTCTaggctacttttagcaatattccagcaatatcatgacaggaaacaccagaaatgggcttcacacattgtacctatgtgggaaattCAAGCCAGGTCTTGAGTATtgcaagtgaacactttaaccaatcgGCTCTCTACCTGCTCCACAAAATTGCCTGTGCCCTTTACATATAAAAATTGACAACAAATGCAACAAAGTAGATTTGACACAGTGACGCAGAAAaattcaatttttttaaaaaagaatgttgatcaagtaaccataagttatcactgagtctgcCGGGTTATGGTATCATGTGCAGTTTAATTACTGTGATGATGATCATACACATTACAACAGCAACAATATGAGAACATAGTATAAATAATATTATTGCTGGGACCCCAACTTCGTAGtccaggacccctgaaaattaagTCTATGTgtcccagggaccctcaaatcaggactcaaggtaaatctgattttagcaatattccagcaatatcagagtgGGGACACCAGTAGTGggttttatacattgtatcgatgttgggaatcaaaccctagtCTTCAGGTGACAAGGTGACGCATTAATCACTAAGCTATCCCGCTAACCAGCTGAGTTGGTCACATGATGTAGCAATGCTAGCCAATGGGTTGAGGTTTAATGGAGTGGAGACGCTACATTGGCTAATCACAGAAATGGAAACTGAGATAATGCTCATCCCGAATAAGCAGTGTTATTGATCACAGGTACTTCCTTCATCTTTCACTCCATTGAACCAGAAGTTGGCAGGGGTAACAGAGGCGAAGAATGATCTGATATTCCATGAATTGcccttaaaatgttgaataatatatatttcatatgagtaattattaaatatggggttggaaatctgagagcacaaccaggTGAGGAAATGGTAtagtacctttgatggtggcaatattttattttcacatgtaaaatatttttcaaattaaagCGAGGGAAGTATGTGGCCAACTTTTGCTTGCTTCACTCGCATGCGGGTATAGGAACagtggtcatattctctatgctgcgcaactcCATTTGTGCTACAGTATTCCTGTGTATTGATGAAGGATGCTGTTTGCAGGAGTGTGGGTGATGTCGACTCTCCTCCCGGTGCTGATGCTCAACAGTAAGAAGGAGGACAAGCCTCTCTCCACCAGGGACTACATCGGCTGGGCACTATGGGCTCTTGGATTCTTTTTTGAGGCTGTAGGAGACTACCAGAAATCTGTATTCAGAGCTAATCCAGACAATGCAGTAAGTTTATTATGTGTCACCAGATCTgggtgaaactaaactcactcactcactctgcctaGACTGCAgacatgtagctgaaatattgttgaatgcagaGCTACAACAAGCAAAACAATACTATGCTGACCATTTAAACACTGTTACTCATCAAGACATTGAAGTAAAAGAGAGAGTTTCAATTAGGTGCTCACTTTTAGAAAGTTATGATGTAATATGTCTAAGAGTGTGATCAACTCTAGTTCTGGAGTGGAATATAATGGTCATTTTGAGGTTAATCTAATGTCAATGGAATCTTAATATTCATACTAAAATGCAATTTTTGTGTTACTTGGTTACACCCAGagatttgtatgtttgtaaacatgaaaacaatataATGATTTGAATTATAGCTCCTCATAGTAAAACTAAGAATCAAAGCCTTGGAGGCAACGCTTTTTCTTAAAGTTAAAGGTCATATGAAATACAGGTACTAAGTTTGTTTAAGGCATCTAGGGAGGATCCTGGCATggccaaagggaggtaactttagAGTTGATTTGCCCTGAACAATTATAGCAAACAATTCTGCATTACATTTATAACTGTATGAATGATTCTTAGTTACTTGACAAACATTCATTTCTTGCAGGGAAAGTTTATTCAACATGGACTGTGGAGTCTTTGTCGACATCCTAACTACTTTGGTGAAATTCTGATGTGGACAGGCTTGTATATTACGTCATCAAGAGCTTTGAGTGGACTGGAGCAGATAAGCATCATTTCCCCAATTTTCTTGTCATTCCTGCTCACGCAAGTCAGCGGGATTCCTCTCCTAGAAAAGTATGGCTCCAAGAAGTGGGGTGCCGATCCCCAGTATCAGCAGTATCTGAAGAACACTGCTAAACTTGTGCCATACATTTGGTGAATActgtcaccatggtaacagagAGTTTTTGAATGATAGTTGTTTACATGatttgtgtgtatgtgatcaAACTAGCTGCATACCATCTAAGAAAAGTATAGAGTATTTTtcaatatatgtgtacatgaacaatattttacatataaaATGGGTTGGATggggagcctagtggttaaagcacttgctcttcatgcagaagacctgggtttgattccccacattggcacaatatgtgatgcccatttctggtgtccccctgccttgaaattgctggaatattgttaagagcagtgtgaaaccacactcacccactcactcacaacctttgtgtaatatatatatatgtatatctcaGGAGGCATTATTGGTCACACTGTAGTTTTTTGTTTATGAAAGGTTGGATAAATAAccttttttttcgttttgtagCTTGATATTGTCAGATTGGTTGAAGATTTTGGATGAAAAGGTGATAATTTAGTTTTATTGCTAAATTTTTGTTGTTGACTAAATTGGAATATTTTTTAGTTCAATCTCACAATTATTAttaattttgtgtttttatttttgtaaaatgttatcCTTTGATGACACTTTTTTGTGTGAgatttttgtattttcttttttgtcatatttCACATCATCAAGGAGAGAGGTGTTAAGACAAgtggaaataatgaaataacctggaaagtgtaaatataaaaaatacacaGCAGTGCCCTTGTTTGCCTCATAGCCAGTATAAATAGATCTCTTTTctattgaaataaaatattctgaaataaaaagaaatgtgCCTCTTCTGATTTCATTATGATTCTGGCACATTCTGCGTCACTGATATCCTGACTGAAGGAACAGTAGCACAAATCGGTGGTGTTATGATAAGGATGGATGGAGGGAGCCCCTCAAATAATTCTTTCAGGATAAATTTGTACTCACTTTGCTGTTGActgtcaaaatgaatgaaaacagaAACTGAGATATTCTTTCAGAAGGATGCAGCTGACTGGTGCACACAGAAGCTTCAGTCAAAATTGGcagtctaaataaacttagtctcagtaatATTCGACACAACGTATAGGTCACAAGGACAGGACAGTCTGAAAGAGTATTTACAATTTCAGTATGTATTTCAGTTGAGTACCCCAGCTACCCCAGTCCCACAAAGAACACCTACACGAACAGTACTGTAGAGGCAGTTAAAAGAAAAACGTTGGCAAGATTGAGTTGCTCAACAGAATAGTTGAGCTTAAAAAGTAAATGTAAGTGAATGCTTTTGGTGCTGCAGTGGCTATGTGTTATGGATATGATTTGTTCATTATTAAGAACAGACATGTAATACATAGAATGGTTCAGCTGAGTAATGGAAATGCCAGTTTTAGGACTGAGTCTTTATTCCAtttataaatgatgaaaaagaaatCTTTATGTTCCGATTTGAAAGAACTGATTGAAATCTGAAGAATTTCTTGTAAAGGTAATTATTATATTGTGAAGATTATAATCTGATTTTAAGGAGACAACctttgattaattttaaatTCATACCATCTGAAATTATAGCAGTTTATCTGGTCGCGTGTATGTACAATACAGATTCTGTCTGTCAAGAAGATGATGTATTGATACCACCTGAAGTTATTGCAGTTTATCTGATCATCACACATTTAATATGGATTTTCTGTCTATCAAGTCCATGATATAAACCCCACATATTTGCAATTTGTCTCCTTTGAAAACCGCTTTAATTATCACTACTAGTGTGTAATACTGTTCAATATCGGTGTATACTGCATCAGTTGTGTTACCATAAATACACAAATCGGTGAGGGATCTAAACACAGGTCACAAAAAAAAGCTTGGGCATAGCGTCTGCAGTTTTGTGTAAAGGTCCATGTTTACTCGCGAAGATTTTCGAGACACGGTACACGGATGATCGTGAAATGTCTGTACTCTTTGTGATGATCTCCCCTGATTTCATTCCTTGGTTGTATGGTTCAAATGTACATTTTCTTTCCTACAATGCTGCTGTGTTCGTTTGCTAAATGCTAATttaccaagggaggtaactcgggTAACTCTTTACAAACATGACGCGCGGAGTTGCCTCCCTCAAAGACGTTTTGCACACACTTTCGCATTCGTCATCACTCGCcactttccgtaacctccaaaaAGACTCCATTCGttaccaactcgtgttattccgggataGCTACTCATTCGAAGTATTTCATCTTTGCATACGAACACGagaactacttcaaacaggaacgataactctatCCCTGTTTGATTCCATTGGGGAGACCGCCTTAGGCTACTGGCAGGGTCGGGCGAGCATGTGCGCCGCTCGATCCTCAATAGGGCCTGATTGGGTCAAAATGTTGATATTCAATACAGCGTTTGACTTATATTTCTGTATTATCATTAAGGTAAGTGATTGTAGACTACCTAGAGTCAAATATTGGCTAATTTTGCCGTATTATGTGTGTACTAGTATTGTG encodes the following:
- the LOC137255675 gene encoding uncharacterized protein, which gives rise to MLHYFGDMGNSLAKAAALDFGAQWACWAVAAALRTEKFYDLAGSGTFLLLAWQSLKWGNTFHPRQRVATGMVMAWACRLGLYLFTRVLKEGKDRRFNNVRDKPGVFLAYWTIQGVWVMSTLLPVLMLNSKKEDKPLSTRDYIGWALWALGFFFEAVGDYQKSVFRANPDNAGKFIQHGLWSLCRHPNYFGEILMWTGLYITSSRALSGLEQISIISPIFLSFLLTQVSGIPLLEKYGSKKWGADPQYQQYLKNTAKLVPYIW